In the Leptospira sp. WS4.C2 genome, one interval contains:
- a CDS encoding polysaccharide deacetylase family protein: MSLDPTNEEKEIQDIVHELSQDIEKDRLFAKKLRKFALVSALSFVGVTVLVLCGYLLYLSLSVTKLESEVKEKEKNLRELEQSLFSLMYQEQLREENALAGDSEPDAELTKQVEENVQFLKEVSQSTKGRNILRGNETQKEIALTFDLATGEELPVLYNYIKEHKIKVTLFLSNERPSDINGSFFIRQNLDYIKKMAKTGSVEFGNHTWSHFNYQRSVTETSLKKRMVLDYLSKSVLDLPRMAEELKRVEDVFHSLTKQELKKYYRLPYGALSQLILDAHASLGYTDHIMWSNNSKGSLDLPDYISKQFLYKKTSKGKKEVVRNPHYKTGEETLTFLENWEKADKNGMNGAIILMHLGGPRKFDKLIYILPTFIERMKEKGYKFVTLSEVLNDKKD, translated from the coding sequence ATGTCCCTCGACCCGACAAATGAAGAAAAGGAAATTCAGGATATTGTTCATGAACTTTCCCAGGACATCGAGAAGGACAGATTGTTCGCTAAAAAACTTCGTAAGTTTGCCCTGGTTTCTGCCCTTTCTTTTGTTGGGGTTACGGTGCTTGTCCTTTGTGGGTATTTACTCTATCTCAGTTTGAGTGTCACCAAACTCGAGTCAGAGGTAAAAGAAAAAGAAAAGAACCTTCGGGAACTCGAACAATCCCTTTTTTCTCTTATGTACCAAGAGCAACTTCGCGAAGAAAATGCACTCGCTGGTGACTCCGAACCTGATGCAGAACTTACTAAACAGGTGGAAGAGAATGTTCAGTTCTTAAAAGAAGTAAGCCAATCTACTAAAGGACGTAATATTCTTAGGGGAAATGAAACCCAGAAGGAAATTGCGCTTACCTTTGATTTGGCGACAGGGGAAGAACTTCCTGTCTTATACAATTATATCAAAGAACATAAAATCAAAGTAACACTATTTCTATCAAACGAAAGACCTTCCGATATCAATGGATCCTTCTTTATTCGTCAAAATTTAGATTATATTAAGAAAATGGCAAAAACAGGATCGGTGGAATTTGGAAACCATACTTGGTCCCATTTTAACTACCAAAGATCAGTAACGGAAACTTCTTTAAAAAAACGAATGGTACTCGATTACCTTTCGAAATCTGTTCTCGATCTCCCTCGGATGGCAGAAGAACTGAAACGAGTGGAAGATGTTTTTCATTCTCTCACCAAACAAGAATTAAAGAAATACTATCGTCTGCCTTACGGGGCACTCAGCCAATTGATTTTAGATGCTCATGCAAGTTTGGGATATACGGATCATATTATGTGGTCGAATAATTCTAAAGGGTCACTAGATCTCCCTGATTACATTAGCAAACAATTCCTTTATAAAAAAACTTCCAAAGGAAAAAAGGAAGTAGTTCGAAATCCTCATTACAAAACAGGTGAAGAAACACTTACCTTTTTAGAAAATTGGGAAAAGGCAGATAAGAACGGAATGAATGGTGCCATTATCCTAATGCATTTAGGTGGGCCTAGAAAATTTGATAAATTGATTTATATCCTTCCCACATTCATTGAACGAATGAAGGAAAAAGGATATAAGTTTGTTACACTCTCCGAAGTATTGAATGATAAAAAAGACTAA
- the tyrS gene encoding tyrosine--tRNA ligase: protein MKTERELNQELETIRRGTVEIISEAELLEKIKSKPSLSIKAGFDPTAPDLHLGHFVLLRKLKHFQDLGHEVCFMLGDFTAMIGDPTGKSETRKRLSKEEVLENSKTYQNQVFKILDPNKTKILYNSHWCSEMKFEDVLVLTSKYTVSRMLERDDFTKRHKAGTPISMIEFLYPLVQGYDSVAMKADVELGGTDQKFNMLVGRDLQREYGQKPQSVVTMPLLVGLDGVKKMSKSLGNYVGVTEKPIDMYGKIMSISDDLMWNYFELLTDLPVSEMENRKTGITSKTLHPKEVKTELALLVMDQLLPEEENRRAVEEWTAIHNTKNRALPDEIPTETLDPTYFSEKPPLLVYVLSQLKFIPSVSEGRRLIQAGGLYLDEEKITDPGLSLELGKEYLIRQGKKGKFLKIKT, encoded by the coding sequence ATGAAAACTGAAAGAGAATTGAACCAAGAATTAGAAACCATCCGCCGAGGCACTGTCGAGATCATTAGCGAGGCAGAACTTTTAGAAAAGATTAAATCCAAACCTAGCCTTAGCATCAAGGCGGGTTTTGATCCCACAGCCCCCGATTTACATTTAGGACATTTTGTTTTACTTAGAAAACTGAAACACTTCCAAGACTTGGGTCATGAAGTCTGTTTTATGCTCGGTGATTTTACGGCAATGATTGGTGACCCCACGGGAAAATCAGAAACAAGAAAACGCCTTTCAAAAGAAGAGGTATTGGAGAATTCCAAAACCTACCAAAACCAAGTTTTTAAAATTTTAGATCCGAACAAAACAAAAATCCTCTACAACTCGCATTGGTGTTCGGAAATGAAATTTGAAGATGTTTTAGTTTTAACATCCAAATATACTGTTTCTCGAATGTTAGAAAGAGACGACTTTACCAAACGCCATAAAGCAGGAACTCCTATCTCCATGATTGAGTTTTTATACCCACTGGTGCAAGGTTATGATTCCGTTGCGATGAAAGCGGATGTGGAACTGGGGGGAACAGACCAAAAGTTCAATATGTTAGTCGGTCGCGACTTACAAAGAGAATACGGTCAAAAACCACAATCGGTGGTCACCATGCCACTGCTAGTTGGTCTTGACGGCGTGAAAAAGATGTCCAAATCTCTCGGTAACTATGTGGGTGTGACAGAAAAACCCATCGACATGTATGGAAAGATCATGTCCATCTCAGATGATTTGATGTGGAATTACTTTGAACTTTTGACTGACCTTCCTGTTTCAGAAATGGAAAATAGAAAGACGGGGATTACTTCCAAAACCCTCCATCCCAAAGAAGTCAAAACGGAACTCGCCCTCCTGGTTATGGACCAACTCCTTCCTGAAGAGGAAAACAGAAGGGCGGTTGAGGAGTGGACGGCCATCCACAATACCAAAAACAGAGCCTTGCCAGATGAAATTCCAACCGAAACCCTTGATCCGACTTATTTTTCAGAAAAACCTCCGCTACTGGTCTATGTTTTGTCCCAGTTGAAATTCATTCCGAGTGTATCGGAAGGGCGTAGGCTCATCCAGGCAGGTGGTTTGTATTTGGATGAGGAAAAAATTACTGATCCGGGACTCTCTTTGGAGCTAGGAAAGGAATACCTGATCCGCCAAGGTAAGAAGGGAAAATTTTTAAAGATAAAGACTTAA
- a CDS encoding glycerol-3-phosphate dehydrogenase/oxidase, producing MNHLDERKQTLKQLESTDYDVLVLGGGATGSGTALDASLRGYKVALLEKQDFSAGTSSRSTKLIHGGVRYLAQFHFKLIYEALSERKRLLINAPHLVKPLQFVLPTYVWWEKPFYSIGLTMYDILAGRSIVPGHERISKATALDYFASLKKEKLKGGISYYDAQFNDSRLNVAAVRAAKENGANVLSRIEVTSFLKDGNGKIIGVTAKDLITKKKVSIKAKVVANTTGVWIDSLRKLDDPKAENVLAPSQGIHLVFDKQKLPCRTAMIIPKTADGRVVFVIPWEGKVLLGTTDTPIQKIDEEPLPLQSEVEFLLKTGNDYLDTKLTKEDIESVFSGLRPLISTGDKKDTKSISREEAILVSESGLVTMSGGKWSTFRKMAEDLTDKLISVGNLPPKMNCVTASFAFPGADGYSKHLVAKVQTMYDLSYETSVRLVDAYGGEVSFILGKKPKEIKKGSGYFLEEIKHFVKKEFALSVTDVLSRRWRVVFLDLKLAESLAVPVANALGKELGWKETEKKSSLNELLNHIKDLKKTIT from the coding sequence ATGAATCATTTAGATGAAAGAAAACAAACACTAAAACAATTAGAATCAACTGACTACGATGTCTTAGTACTGGGCGGTGGAGCCACTGGATCCGGAACTGCACTGGATGCTAGTTTGCGCGGGTACAAAGTAGCCCTTCTCGAAAAACAAGACTTCTCGGCAGGAACTAGTTCCAGGTCCACAAAACTCATCCATGGAGGGGTTCGTTACCTCGCCCAGTTCCATTTCAAACTAATCTACGAAGCTCTATCCGAAAGAAAACGTCTCCTGATCAATGCGCCTCACTTAGTCAAACCTTTGCAGTTTGTATTACCAACCTATGTTTGGTGGGAAAAACCATTTTACTCCATTGGACTTACTATGTATGACATCCTTGCGGGTAGATCCATTGTTCCAGGCCATGAAAGAATTTCCAAAGCGACAGCATTGGATTATTTTGCCTCTTTAAAAAAAGAAAAACTAAAGGGTGGAATTTCCTATTACGATGCCCAGTTCAATGACTCAAGACTCAATGTCGCCGCCGTGCGAGCTGCCAAAGAAAATGGAGCCAATGTTTTATCTCGCATCGAAGTCACATCCTTCTTAAAAGATGGGAATGGAAAGATCATTGGTGTGACGGCAAAAGATCTAATCACCAAAAAGAAAGTCTCAATCAAAGCCAAAGTTGTTGCCAATACAACGGGAGTTTGGATTGATTCACTTCGAAAACTGGACGATCCCAAGGCAGAAAATGTCCTTGCGCCAAGTCAGGGAATCCACCTTGTCTTCGACAAACAGAAGTTACCTTGTCGCACAGCCATGATCATCCCCAAAACTGCCGATGGACGAGTGGTATTTGTCATCCCTTGGGAAGGAAAAGTCCTTCTCGGAACCACTGACACCCCAATCCAAAAAATTGATGAGGAACCCCTTCCTCTCCAATCCGAAGTGGAATTTTTACTCAAAACCGGGAACGATTATTTGGATACCAAGTTAACCAAAGAGGATATAGAATCTGTTTTTTCTGGCCTTCGTCCTCTTATCTCTACCGGTGATAAAAAGGATACAAAGTCGATCTCGAGAGAAGAAGCTATCCTTGTTTCCGAATCGGGTCTTGTCACCATGTCTGGGGGAAAGTGGTCTACCTTTCGCAAGATGGCTGAGGACCTCACTGACAAACTAATTTCCGTTGGTAACTTGCCACCTAAGATGAATTGTGTGACAGCAAGTTTTGCTTTTCCAGGGGCCGATGGCTATTCCAAACATTTAGTCGCCAAGGTCCAAACGATGTATGATCTCTCTTATGAAACTTCGGTTCGTTTGGTGGATGCATACGGCGGCGAGGTTTCCTTCATTCTAGGAAAAAAACCAAAGGAGATCAAAAAAGGCTCCGGTTACTTTCTAGAAGAAATCAAACATTTTGTGAAAAAGGAATTTGCACTCTCTGTTACTGACGTTCTATCAAGAAGGTGGCGAGTTGTGTTTTTGGATTTGAAACTGGCAGAATCTTTGGCCGTTCCCGTAGCCAATGCTCTTGGAAAAGAATTGGGTTGGAAGGAAACAGAGAAAAAATCCTCTTTAAACGAACTCCTTAATCATATCAAAGATTTAAAGAAAACGATCACATAA
- a CDS encoding efflux RND transporter permease subunit: protein MGTSIVQYFLSKSLFVNLLTFLILLVGGFTAATMNREAFPNINFDIVSVTTVYPGAAPADVEKLVTKPLEDAIKEVDGIKEFRSASLENRSGIIITIDPNTKNTQKVVDDLKSAIDRIQDLPEDVDDPIVTEITTARQPVIEIHLSSTTKDGKPLLNAKELRDKAKILEEKLKDLPTVARITKRGWREREMKVDLDPDKLRSLSLSSTQVINALRLRNINFPGGNINEKTREIIVRTVGEFDTAEEIENVFVRSNDAGRSVRIRDVARVTEGFEDSDYLDKSNGNIAIALTVIKREKSDAITVVDDSKLVVEEFIKSSGGTVKHAFVNDLSKYIRRRLGVLTSNAVSGLFLVTASLFVFLGWRMAMMTALGIPISIAMTFVAMNYMGLTLNLISMMGLIIVVGILVDDAIIICENVYRHLEMGEEPFEAAMRGTSEVLAPVTATVTTTIAAFGPMLFMTGIFGKFIHSIPLVVILSLCSSLFEAFFMLPSHLYDVSKATDMKGEVKEESHWFVKFKERTYLPLLSFALRNRWKMVGLLMGLFVFSLAIQVKFGKFKLFPGAIETFQVRVTAETGLKLEETDRFIRAIEYAVSKLPEGEVENYISRVGIIQKDPNDPFTKRGKNYAQVMVYLTPDDNRERSTEKIIEVVRQNTKFMLNEKALQLLEEKLAKENVDKKKEETLPVADVPKDFLPLKGKLVNLEFEKLAGGPPVGKPVAIEIKGDDFATLLKIGAEFKAALAKINGVTDIGDDFNEGKDEIRVSVDESLASFAGVSVQSVSLAINTALQGTVSTKIKRADEEVDVRVRFPEEYRSSLAHLNKVYVNNLTGNLIPVSRLTSYDRNPGRASINHLDGKRLLTVTSNIDETVSTSRQVNIEAKNLTEGIIAKYPGYSVRFSGENKDTEESMASLGRAFLVGLLIIYMILASLFRSLAQPLIVMSAIPFAVIGVIFAFLIHGQPFSFLAFLGIIGLAGVVVNDSIVLVDCANQLRIEDPSKSTFELLMEAGSIRLRAVMLTTVTTVLGLLPTAYGIGGKDPFLVPMALAFGWGLAFATFITLIMVPVFYLNLYSFKDWMVAKYHTRKKKFA from the coding sequence ATGGGCACATCCATCGTTCAATACTTTCTTTCGAAGAGTTTATTCGTAAACCTTCTTACCTTTCTCATTCTTCTTGTTGGTGGTTTTACCGCTGCAACAATGAATCGGGAAGCTTTTCCCAATATCAATTTTGATATTGTAAGTGTGACTACTGTCTACCCCGGAGCGGCACCTGCCGATGTAGAAAAACTGGTCACAAAACCTTTAGAAGATGCCATTAAGGAAGTAGATGGAATCAAAGAATTTCGATCTGCCTCTCTAGAAAACAGATCAGGGATTATCATTACGATTGATCCCAATACAAAAAATACGCAAAAAGTAGTCGATGATTTGAAATCTGCCATCGACCGGATTCAAGATCTCCCAGAAGATGTGGATGATCCAATCGTTACAGAAATCACAACAGCAAGACAACCCGTGATTGAAATCCATCTATCTTCGACAACCAAAGACGGCAAACCTTTGTTAAATGCAAAAGAGCTTCGAGACAAAGCCAAAATATTAGAAGAAAAACTGAAAGACCTACCTACGGTTGCAAGGATTACCAAACGTGGATGGCGAGAACGGGAAATGAAAGTGGACTTAGATCCTGACAAATTAAGAAGCCTTTCTCTTTCCTCCACCCAAGTGATCAATGCTCTTCGTCTTCGAAACATCAATTTCCCTGGAGGAAATATCAATGAAAAAACGAGAGAGATCATTGTCCGCACCGTTGGTGAATTTGATACCGCCGAAGAAATTGAAAACGTTTTTGTTCGTTCCAATGATGCCGGACGTTCTGTAAGAATCCGTGATGTCGCCCGAGTCACAGAAGGATTTGAAGATTCTGATTATTTAGATAAATCAAATGGAAACATTGCCATTGCTCTCACTGTGATCAAAAGAGAAAAATCGGATGCCATTACCGTTGTGGATGATTCCAAACTTGTAGTAGAAGAGTTTATTAAGTCCTCAGGAGGTACTGTTAAACATGCCTTTGTCAATGACTTATCTAAATACATTCGTCGTCGCTTAGGAGTTTTAACTTCTAATGCAGTGTCGGGTCTATTTCTCGTAACTGCTTCTTTATTTGTCTTTCTCGGTTGGCGGATGGCGATGATGACTGCCCTTGGAATCCCTATCTCTATTGCGATGACCTTTGTCGCCATGAACTACATGGGTCTGACTTTGAATTTAATTTCCATGATGGGTCTTATCATTGTAGTAGGGATTTTAGTGGATGATGCCATTATCATTTGTGAAAACGTTTACCGCCATTTGGAAATGGGAGAAGAGCCATTTGAAGCTGCCATGCGAGGGACAAGCGAAGTTTTAGCACCCGTAACAGCGACAGTCACCACCACCATTGCTGCCTTTGGTCCGATGTTATTTATGACAGGGATCTTTGGAAAGTTCATCCATTCCATTCCGCTAGTGGTGATTTTATCTTTATGTAGTTCCCTATTTGAAGCCTTCTTTATGTTACCTTCTCACTTATATGATGTGAGTAAAGCCACAGACATGAAAGGTGAAGTAAAAGAAGAATCCCATTGGTTTGTAAAGTTTAAAGAAAGAACCTATCTTCCCCTCCTTAGTTTTGCTCTCCGAAACCGTTGGAAAATGGTGGGCCTTCTTATGGGACTTTTTGTTTTTTCTCTCGCCATCCAAGTAAAATTCGGAAAATTCAAACTCTTTCCTGGTGCGATTGAAACCTTCCAAGTGCGAGTCACTGCTGAAACTGGTTTAAAACTCGAAGAAACCGATCGTTTCATTCGGGCTATAGAATATGCCGTTTCCAAACTTCCTGAAGGCGAAGTTGAAAACTACATCTCCCGAGTAGGTATCATCCAAAAAGATCCGAATGATCCCTTCACCAAACGGGGAAAAAACTATGCACAAGTGATGGTCTACTTAACTCCTGATGATAACAGAGAAAGGTCCACCGAAAAAATCATTGAAGTGGTTCGACAAAACACCAAATTCATGTTAAATGAAAAAGCCCTCCAGCTTCTGGAAGAGAAGTTAGCTAAAGAAAATGTTGATAAAAAAAAGGAAGAAACCCTTCCGGTAGCGGATGTTCCCAAAGATTTTCTTCCTTTGAAGGGAAAACTAGTAAACTTAGAATTTGAAAAGCTGGCAGGTGGGCCTCCAGTAGGAAAACCAGTGGCAATTGAAATCAAAGGAGATGATTTTGCCACCTTACTTAAAATTGGTGCTGAGTTCAAAGCTGCTCTTGCAAAAATCAATGGGGTGACTGATATTGGTGATGATTTTAATGAAGGAAAAGATGAAATCCGAGTTTCTGTAGATGAATCTCTTGCCTCTTTTGCTGGAGTGAGTGTTCAATCCGTTTCCCTAGCCATCAACACCGCATTACAAGGGACAGTGTCAACCAAAATCAAACGGGCAGATGAGGAAGTCGATGTTCGGGTGCGTTTTCCAGAAGAATACCGCTCTTCGCTCGCCCACTTGAATAAAGTTTATGTAAATAACTTAACAGGAAATCTAATCCCTGTTTCTAGACTGACTAGTTATGATAGAAATCCTGGACGAGCTTCCATCAACCACTTGGATGGAAAACGGTTGTTAACGGTCACGTCTAACATTGATGAAACGGTATCTACCTCAAGACAAGTCAATATAGAAGCCAAAAACCTTACGGAAGGAATTATCGCAAAATATCCGGGGTATTCGGTTCGGTTCTCCGGGGAAAATAAAGATACAGAAGAGTCGATGGCATCTCTAGGCAGAGCCTTCCTTGTGGGACTTCTCATCATTTATATGATCCTTGCTTCCCTATTCCGTTCTTTGGCACAACCTCTCATCGTGATGAGTGCCATTCCCTTCGCTGTCATTGGAGTGATTTTTGCTTTTTTAATCCACGGACAACCGTTTTCTTTCCTTGCATTCCTTGGAATCATCGGACTTGCGGGGGTGGTCGTCAATGACTCCATTGTTCTTGTGGATTGTGCCAACCAACTTCGGATTGAAGATCCAAGTAAGTCTACTTTTGAACTCCTCATGGAAGCGGGAAGTATTCGCCTAAGAGCCGTAATGCTAACCACGGTAACAACAGTTCTTGGACTTCTTCCGACAGCCTATGGAATTGGTGGAAAAGACCCTTTCCTTGTTCCCATGGCTCTGGCCTTCGGCTGGGGACTTGCATTTGCAACCTTTATCACCCTCATCATGGTGCCTGTATTTTACCTAAACTTGTATTCGTTTAAAGACTGGATGGTCGCTAAATACCATACAAGAAAGAAAAAATTTGCTTAA
- the def gene encoding peptide deformylase, giving the protein MAVRKILKIGNPLLRQTSEDVTESEIQTKEFKKLIRDMFETMRHADGVGLAAPQIGVLKKLVVVGQDDDNERYPGTPEVPNQIILNPEITPLSPAGEGFWEGCLSVPGMRGYVERPDKIRMKWRDENFVEHEEVIAGYRAIVLQHECDHLFGVLYVDRLKSTKLFGYNEDIDTAGKLLD; this is encoded by the coding sequence ATGGCTGTTAGAAAAATCCTCAAGATTGGCAATCCCTTACTCCGTCAAACGAGCGAAGACGTAACTGAATCCGAAATCCAAACCAAGGAATTCAAAAAACTGATTCGAGATATGTTTGAAACCATGAGACACGCAGACGGTGTAGGCCTTGCCGCACCCCAAATTGGTGTACTTAAAAAACTAGTTGTTGTTGGCCAAGACGATGACAACGAAAGATACCCCGGAACCCCTGAAGTTCCCAACCAAATCATCCTAAACCCAGAGATTACACCCCTTTCTCCGGCAGGGGAAGGATTTTGGGAAGGTTGTCTTTCCGTGCCCGGTATGCGTGGTTACGTGGAAAGACCGGATAAAATTCGAATGAAATGGCGAGATGAAAATTTCGTGGAACATGAGGAAGTCATTGCAGGCTATCGGGCCATAGTATTACAACATGAGTGCGACCACCTATTCGGTGTACTCTATGTGGACAGACTCAAAAGTACAAAGTTATTCGGTTATAACGAAGACATTGATACTGCAGGTAAATTGTTAGATTAA
- a CDS encoding SpoIIE family protein phosphatase, with amino-acid sequence MKPSSLPPIIRKNEEGGFYLSSSSELDDLYHFILGQAKRLVSAKSAAFYFRNERGNLSRFGLVGDKSSAGLVAKHVFKTRKSILIKKGSHLKDSDGPVAESYIACYVGDEIGDLALGVLVLEGIKHFQNFSEQDLDLINYFSANLNALLKDTVLSEAEPQFFNSLTTSILLLIDNANIHNNNNRLQYFLEEIIRVAVLINTSVDLEHVLIMVMESAKSVFRTEASSLLLLDDKKEYLIFHTVTGEKREEVAKIKVPVGQGIAGTVAVTKQPMIINDAQNDNRVFRDVDKASNFITRNILASPLIVGDEVIGVIEAINTIDRNNFSQDDIDTFLSFSSACAVAIQKTRLLENLNETNLELKQKLSTLESIFDLGQAVLESHDELGLMSKTLSILTKELSCEDAGMVIIEEKNKNRIQVYARQLGIVRESFFPMQESRLFLSLMESGNPRMAVVSPQLEESFLELEFYTLKKNFLILPIAPRGGSLRAALYVSGKQSAHSFNETDLRMLKTLSSPLAKAYENLKLNQEIITKKSIEKEIEITRKIQNNILPNSLIQSPLFDLGVMSVAAKEVSGDFYDFHSFGEDQFSFLVADVSGKSLPAAIFMAMSSSIIRTLSRTTDLSPSELLFRANQLIYEDSQSGMFVTLFLVNYQRRTRTLKFASAGHNDQIWIRKDGSFELLKGKGAPLGVVPQTNYQGGEIQIEPGDILVFYTDGAIEEKNPDEEEYGLDRFIEFIIERRLDSSQKIVEAVYDDIRKFSRSEEQYDDFTVMILKFAEVTSFEISKVFPAHPDAIPHLRDFISEHLEGKITKPFAFDDVLISLDEAATNIVMHSYKDTELSQPSFECRVELIGDNLKVVLIDEGKPFDRKKVPKPSVEANLKGERKGGFGVYLMETLMDKVSYDFNGKQNITYLEKTIV; translated from the coding sequence TTGAAACCCAGCTCTCTTCCGCCAATCATTCGAAAAAACGAGGAAGGCGGATTTTACCTTTCATCTTCTTCTGAATTGGATGACTTGTACCATTTTATCCTTGGTCAAGCAAAACGACTTGTTTCAGCAAAATCAGCAGCTTTCTATTTTAGAAATGAAAGAGGAAATCTAAGCCGTTTTGGTTTAGTCGGCGACAAATCCAGTGCGGGTTTGGTTGCCAAACATGTTTTCAAAACTCGCAAAAGTATCCTCATCAAAAAAGGATCTCATTTAAAGGATTCTGATGGTCCTGTTGCGGAGTCTTATATCGCCTGTTATGTGGGTGATGAAATAGGGGATTTGGCTCTCGGGGTTCTTGTTTTAGAAGGAATCAAACATTTCCAAAATTTTTCGGAACAGGATTTAGACTTAATTAATTATTTTAGTGCCAACTTAAACGCATTATTGAAAGATACAGTCCTTTCAGAGGCAGAGCCGCAATTTTTTAATTCTCTCACGACTTCCATTTTACTTCTCATTGATAATGCCAACATTCATAACAATAATAACAGACTTCAGTATTTTTTAGAGGAAATCATTCGAGTTGCTGTTCTTATCAATACCAGTGTAGATTTGGAACATGTCCTTATTATGGTTATGGAGTCCGCCAAATCTGTATTTCGTACAGAAGCAAGCTCACTACTTCTGTTAGATGATAAAAAAGAGTATCTTATCTTTCATACAGTGACTGGTGAAAAACGCGAAGAAGTCGCTAAGATTAAGGTTCCAGTGGGCCAAGGGATTGCAGGGACAGTTGCTGTCACCAAACAACCCATGATCATTAACGATGCCCAAAATGACAATCGTGTCTTCCGGGATGTGGACAAAGCTTCTAATTTCATTACCCGAAATATCCTCGCAAGTCCACTCATCGTTGGAGACGAGGTTATTGGTGTGATTGAAGCCATCAACACCATCGACAGAAATAATTTTAGCCAAGATGATATTGATACCTTTTTGTCCTTCTCTAGTGCTTGCGCCGTAGCCATTCAAAAAACGCGGTTACTCGAAAATCTCAATGAAACTAACTTAGAACTCAAACAAAAATTGAGTACTTTGGAATCAATTTTTGATCTGGGCCAAGCAGTTCTCGAATCCCACGATGAACTGGGTCTAATGTCCAAAACTTTGAGCATTCTCACCAAAGAGCTGTCATGTGAAGATGCGGGTATGGTCATTATTGAAGAAAAAAACAAAAACCGGATACAGGTTTATGCAAGGCAACTTGGGATTGTTCGTGAGTCTTTTTTTCCAATGCAAGAGAGTCGTCTTTTCTTAAGTCTAATGGAATCGGGAAATCCTCGGATGGCGGTGGTTTCGCCACAACTAGAAGAATCCTTTTTAGAATTAGAATTTTATACCTTAAAGAAAAATTTTCTTATTTTGCCCATTGCCCCTCGTGGAGGAAGTTTAAGAGCCGCTCTCTATGTGAGCGGAAAACAATCGGCACATTCCTTTAATGAAACAGACCTTCGGATGTTAAAGACTTTGTCTTCTCCGCTTGCAAAGGCTTACGAAAACTTAAAACTCAACCAAGAGATCATCACAAAAAAATCGATTGAAAAAGAAATCGAGATCACAAGAAAAATCCAGAACAATATTCTTCCGAACTCACTCATCCAGTCTCCGTTATTTGATCTGGGTGTGATGTCTGTTGCCGCCAAAGAAGTGTCAGGCGATTTCTATGATTTCCATTCTTTTGGTGAGGACCAATTTTCGTTTTTAGTAGCCGATGTTTCGGGAAAAAGTTTACCTGCGGCCATATTTATGGCGATGTCTAGTTCCATCATTCGCACACTTTCTAGGACCACTGACCTTTCTCCTTCAGAACTTCTTTTTCGTGCCAACCAACTGATTTACGAAGATTCCCAATCAGGAATGTTTGTGACTCTTTTTCTTGTGAATTACCAAAGAAGGACTAGAACTTTGAAGTTTGCCTCGGCTGGCCACAACGACCAAATTTGGATTCGTAAAGATGGAAGTTTTGAACTTCTCAAAGGGAAGGGCGCTCCCTTGGGTGTAGTGCCGCAAACCAACTACCAGGGGGGAGAAATCCAAATAGAACCGGGAGACATTTTGGTCTTTTATACAGACGGGGCCATTGAAGAAAAAAATCCTGATGAGGAAGAATATGGTCTCGACCGTTTCATAGAATTCATTATTGAAAGAAGGCTTGATTCTTCCCAAAAAATCGTGGAAGCAGTCTACGATGATATCCGTAAGTTCTCTCGTTCCGAAGAACAATACGATGACTTTACCGTGATGATCCTAAAATTTGCAGAAGTGACGAGTTTTGAAATTTCGAAAGTATTTCCTGCTCATCCCGATGCAATCCCCCACCTTCGCGATTTTATTTCCGAACATTTAGAAGGCAAAATCACAAAACCCTTTGCCTTTGATGATGTTCTTATATCTTTGGATGAAGCAGCAACCAATATAGTCATGCACAGCTACAAGGATACAGAACTAAGCCAACCTAGTTTTGAATGTAGAGTGGAATTGATTGGAGACAATCTTAAGGTTGTCCTCATTGACGAGGGAAAACCTTTTGACAGAAAAAAAGTTCCTAAACCTTCCGTAGAAGCCAATTTAAAGGGTGAGCGGAAGGGAGGATTCGGCGTTTATCTCATGGAGACTCTGATGGACAAAGTGTCCTATGACTTCAATGGGAAACAAAACATAACCTATTTGGAGAAAACTATTGTATGA
- a CDS encoding STAS domain-containing protein produces the protein MNEDKIGIHSEAVGDKMVVHVQGNLDVHNTHKIEKDLMALVGAAGKPVVFNLSDVPFISSAGLRLLVTTLRLCQEQKISISICGLQPAVEKVFDIIGMQQLFTIYPDLSSALK, from the coding sequence ATGAACGAAGATAAAATTGGAATCCATTCGGAAGCAGTTGGTGACAAGATGGTTGTACATGTCCAAGGCAATTTGGATGTTCACAACACACATAAAATAGAAAAGGATTTGATGGCCCTTGTCGGTGCCGCGGGTAAACCGGTCGTTTTCAATTTAAGTGATGTTCCCTTTATTTCTTCTGCAGGACTTCGATTGCTCGTAACAACGCTGCGTCTTTGCCAAGAACAAAAGATAAGCATTTCGATTTGTGGTCTCCAACCGGCAGTAGAGAAAGTATTCGATATCATTGGAATGCAACAGCTATTTACAATTTATCCTGATTTGAGCTCTGCTCTGAAGTAA